A stretch of bacterium DNA encodes these proteins:
- a CDS encoding carboxypeptidase-like regulatory domain-containing protein: MNWGSDRKNGIMVSRICTEAVFFLVLLFVSRVFAGGVDGRLVTGTGSVENGVVQAYRSVDFSQKPVAVSSPTGPDGKYSLEVGPGTWYLASEAGQLWSYCGQNPVTVSEDDRPWIGFILERWPAPVYTEAEGNSYDGALSGTVLIDGAPGDKVNVTLYFDDSDGFRGMGFLRAPPTGPDGRFRLDMVPEGRYYLIARKRGSGQGVGPMLKGDLIAYYRHNPVQVTAGKVVEVALPLTPKRQDRDINAAPGLSGQPGFGGTVTDGKGRPVSGVHVFAYLEPEMGHHKPAGLSSLTDIQGRYTITLPGPGKYYVGARDGYGDNPAPGELFGHYQGTPDHSLLLKAGQTLESVDIVVEGVLVP; the protein is encoded by the coding sequence GTGAACTGGGGTTCTGATCGAAAAAACGGGATCATGGTCTCCCGGATCTGTACGGAAGCGGTTTTTTTCCTTGTACTTCTTTTTGTCTCCCGTGTTTTCGCCGGCGGAGTGGATGGCCGGCTGGTGACGGGGACCGGATCGGTGGAAAACGGGGTTGTCCAGGCCTACAGGTCGGTGGATTTTTCCCAAAAACCGGTGGCCGTTTCCTCTCCCACCGGTCCTGACGGGAAGTACAGCCTCGAGGTCGGTCCGGGGACCTGGTACCTGGCTTCCGAAGCCGGTCAGCTATGGTCTTATTGCGGCCAGAACCCCGTGACCGTGTCGGAAGATGACCGCCCGTGGATCGGTTTTATCCTGGAACGGTGGCCGGCGCCGGTATACACCGAAGCGGAAGGAAACTCTTACGACGGGGCTCTTTCAGGGACCGTTCTCATTGATGGCGCTCCCGGCGACAAGGTCAACGTGACCCTCTATTTTGATGATTCCGACGGTTTCAGGGGGATGGGCTTTCTGCGGGCACCGCCCACCGGCCCCGACGGCCGTTTCAGGCTGGACATGGTGCCTGAAGGACGCTATTACCTCATCGCCAGGAAACGGGGATCCGGGCAGGGCGTGGGGCCGATGTTGAAAGGGGACCTCATCGCCTACTATCGGCATAACCCCGTCCAGGTTACCGCCGGGAAGGTGGTGGAGGTGGCCCTGCCCCTGACACCCAAGCGGCAGGACCGTGACATCAACGCGGCGCCGGGTCTGTCCGGGCAGCCCGGATTCGGCGGTACTGTGACCGATGGGAAGGGACGTCCTGTTTCCGGTGTCCACGTCTTCGCCTACCTCGAACCGGAAATGGGACATCACAAGCCTGCGGGCCTCTCTTCACTGACGGACATCCAGGGCAGGTACACCATTACCCTGCCCGGACCAGGTAAGTATTACGTCGGCGCCAGGGATGGCTACGGCGACAACCCGGCCCCCGGTGAGCTTTTCGGGCATTATCAGGGGACCCCCGATCACAGCCTTCTCCTCAAGGCAGGGCAGACCCTGGAAAGTGTGGATATCGTGGTTGAAGGGGTCCTGGTGCCGTGA
- a CDS encoding NosD domain-containing protein: MRFISVQTVLVLAAGFWMPVVAAADITPVVQVVSGETTWEGDVLIDGVVIVTQTGILTVRAGTTVRFVPRDDDSDGIGDSELRVEGELKVQGTPDDPVLFTSAAAAPEPADWKYVMVNHAHGVSMANSVIEYAYSGVQVHYTRGVFTGLTARHNVDGFRFSTAQVSLTGSLLIENENGIRFEERGAGADIRKNRIVRNRVGVFAVVKCRGLTVFAENAVEENSDYNVKLGIDQSEDLPMAGNWWGKAEAAAIESGFFDGRVEEGLGKVLFEPFLTDRPALARTR; the protein is encoded by the coding sequence GTGAGGTTCATAAGCGTTCAAACTGTTCTGGTCCTGGCGGCGGGATTCTGGATGCCGGTCGTTGCGGCGGCGGATATCACTCCGGTCGTCCAGGTGGTTTCCGGGGAAACAACCTGGGAAGGCGACGTGCTGATAGACGGGGTCGTCATCGTCACCCAAACGGGTATCCTGACCGTCAGGGCCGGGACCACCGTACGGTTCGTTCCCAGGGATGACGACTCGGACGGTATCGGGGACAGCGAACTCAGGGTGGAAGGGGAACTGAAGGTCCAGGGCACACCCGATGACCCGGTCCTGTTCACCTCGGCTGCCGCGGCCCCCGAACCGGCCGACTGGAAATATGTCATGGTCAACCACGCTCACGGGGTCTCGATGGCAAACAGTGTGATCGAGTACGCTTACAGCGGAGTCCAGGTCCACTACACGCGCGGTGTTTTTACCGGCCTGACGGCCAGGCACAACGTGGACGGGTTCCGGTTCTCCACGGCACAGGTGTCCCTGACAGGCAGCCTGCTCATCGAAAATGAGAACGGCATCCGGTTCGAAGAGCGCGGGGCCGGCGCCGACATCCGGAAAAACCGGATTGTCCGTAACCGTGTGGGCGTGTTCGCCGTCGTGAAATGCCGCGGCCTGACGGTCTTTGCCGAAAACGCCGTCGAGGAGAACAGCGACTACAACGTCAAGCTGGGTATCGACCAGTCCGAGGACCTCCCGATGGCCGGCAACTGGTGGGGAAAAGCGGAAGCCGCTGCCATAGAGTCTGGATTCTTCGATGGAAGAGTGGAGGAAGGGTTGGGCAAGGTGCTGTTTGAGCCTTTTCTAACGGATAGACCGGCATTGGCTCGAACTCGATGA
- a CDS encoding DUF362 domain-containing protein, translated as MSFSQGGVTRRQFLKGAVALLAMPGAVIGPGGSAAAAPGGISTLSVAEGPDPYAITVEAVEKLGGMAAFVNKGDRVLVKPNIGWDRRVEQAANTHPEVVRALAEMCLAAGAQKVVILDRSCNDARRCYRTSGMQEMAEKLPGGKVSLDHVLNNRFVNTAIPMGVSVKSWPLYEEALKADAIINVPVAKHHSISRLTLGMKNLMGLMGGNRGTFHSGIGQKLADLTSVLMPELTVLDATRILVRNGPTGGRMEDVRVLDRVAASADPVAIDAYGATLFDVRAEDLSFVTAAYRMGLGEMDLGKVRILRS; from the coding sequence ATGAGTTTTTCCCAAGGCGGCGTGACCCGGCGTCAGTTCCTCAAGGGGGCTGTGGCCCTGTTGGCCATGCCTGGCGCGGTCATCGGTCCCGGAGGGAGCGCGGCCGCGGCGCCCGGCGGGATCTCCACCCTCTCGGTGGCCGAGGGCCCGGACCCTTACGCCATCACCGTGGAAGCTGTCGAAAAGCTGGGAGGAATGGCCGCTTTTGTCAACAAGGGGGATCGCGTTCTGGTCAAACCCAATATCGGGTGGGACCGGCGGGTGGAGCAGGCCGCCAACACCCATCCAGAGGTCGTTCGGGCCCTGGCCGAGATGTGTCTTGCGGCCGGTGCGCAGAAGGTCGTCATCCTCGACCGGAGCTGCAACGACGCCCGGCGCTGTTACCGGACCAGCGGCATGCAGGAGATGGCCGAAAAGCTTCCCGGCGGCAAGGTGAGCCTGGATCACGTATTGAACAACCGGTTCGTCAACACCGCTATCCCCATGGGCGTTTCGGTGAAGAGCTGGCCACTTTACGAGGAGGCGCTCAAGGCCGACGCCATCATCAATGTCCCGGTGGCCAAACATCACAGCATCAGCCGTCTGACTCTGGGGATGAAGAACCTCATGGGCCTCATGGGGGGCAACCGGGGCACCTTTCACTCGGGGATCGGGCAGAAACTGGCCGACCTGACCTCTGTGCTCATGCCGGAACTGACGGTTTTAGACGCCACCAGGATCCTTGTGCGCAACGGCCCTACCGGGGGGCGCATGGAGGACGTCAGGGTCCTGGACCGGGTTGCGGCCAGCGCCGATCCCGTGGCCATCGACGCTTACGGGGCGACCCTTTTCGATGTCAGGGCTGAGGATCTGTCCTTCGTGACCGCCGCCTACAGGATGGGGCTCGGTGAGATGGACCTGGGAAAAGTTCGCATTCTGAGGTCCTGA
- a CDS encoding 4Fe-4S binding protein, with product MISQWIFGILFVVLFFNTRYTGDDVISWPVNAFFTIDPLAGITAMAAGRRLLGFFWPVLILVPLTLLVGRAFCGWICPMGGLLDMFGRVSQVRSPGPVGRFYPVKDILLVILLLSSVFAVNLSGLFDPLSILIRSLAMGVVHPLERSIHGVFDLAWKAGPPVSTLTEPVYRFLTQHLLSFQLPVFRYTILFLLILVLIVLLELRERRFWCRNLCPLGAFFGWCSTAGPLGLSIEKPACTACGQCTPTCRMGAITGEGKREIRKRDCILCYDCIGFCEDGLIAHRPAPAVSQGQVTPLLPMTRRGFLGAAGAGVLLPLTMGRAANPDGLPADLIRPPGAAPENRFLGLCLRCGECMRVCLTNGLQPTLFEAGAEAMWTPRLVSRLGYCEYSCTLCGQVCPTGAIAHLDTVRKRTVCIGTAIIDRDRCIPFVKPEQCMVCEEHCPTPEKAIVFDDVPVEGADGPVIVKRPRVIEDLCIGCGICENKCPLDSRSAIVMVRDGEDRAVDS from the coding sequence ATGATTTCCCAGTGGATCTTCGGGATCCTGTTCGTGGTCCTGTTTTTCAATACCCGGTACACGGGTGACGACGTCATCTCCTGGCCGGTGAACGCGTTCTTTACCATCGATCCGCTGGCCGGGATCACCGCCATGGCCGCAGGCCGGCGGCTCCTGGGTTTTTTCTGGCCTGTGCTGATCCTGGTCCCTCTCACACTCCTGGTCGGGCGGGCGTTCTGCGGCTGGATCTGTCCCATGGGCGGGTTGCTGGACATGTTCGGCCGGGTAAGCCAGGTCAGGTCGCCCGGACCGGTGGGCAGGTTTTACCCGGTCAAGGACATCCTCCTTGTCATCCTGCTCCTGTCCTCTGTGTTCGCCGTGAACCTTTCCGGCCTGTTCGATCCCCTGTCCATCCTCATCCGGAGCCTCGCCATGGGCGTGGTCCACCCCCTGGAAAGGTCCATCCATGGCGTTTTCGATCTGGCGTGGAAGGCCGGACCCCCTGTAAGCACCCTCACTGAACCGGTGTACCGGTTTTTAACGCAGCATCTCCTGTCTTTCCAGCTGCCCGTTTTCCGTTACACGATCCTGTTCCTGCTGATCCTTGTTCTCATCGTCCTTCTTGAACTCAGGGAACGCCGTTTCTGGTGCCGCAACCTGTGTCCACTGGGTGCCTTTTTCGGATGGTGCTCCACGGCAGGCCCCCTGGGACTTTCCATCGAAAAACCGGCCTGTACCGCCTGCGGCCAGTGCACGCCAACCTGCCGAATGGGAGCGATCACAGGTGAGGGGAAGCGGGAGATCCGGAAACGGGACTGTATCCTGTGCTACGACTGCATCGGTTTCTGCGAGGACGGACTCATCGCTCACAGGCCGGCACCTGCTGTCAGCCAGGGCCAGGTGACCCCTCTTCTACCCATGACAAGGAGAGGCTTTCTGGGAGCAGCCGGGGCGGGGGTTCTGCTGCCCCTCACCATGGGCAGGGCAGCCAACCCCGACGGCCTTCCGGCGGACCTCATCCGTCCGCCCGGCGCGGCCCCCGAGAACCGTTTCCTGGGACTTTGCCTCCGCTGCGGGGAATGCATGAGGGTGTGCCTGACAAACGGTCTGCAGCCCACCCTTTTCGAGGCGGGGGCGGAAGCCATGTGGACGCCGCGGCTGGTTTCACGTCTCGGCTACTGCGAATATTCGTGCACCCTGTGCGGACAGGTCTGCCCCACCGGAGCCATCGCTCACCTGGACACCGTGAGAAAGCGAACGGTCTGTATCGGGACGGCGATCATCGACCGGGACCGCTGTATTCCCTTTGTCAAACCGGAGCAGTGCATGGTTTGCGAGGAACACTGCCCGACGCCGGAAAAGGCCATCGTTTTTGACGACGTCCCGGTCGAAGGGGCTGACGGGCCTGTCATCGTGAAAAGACCCCGTGTCATCGAGGACCTCTGCATCGGCTGCGGGATATGCGAGAACAAGTGCCCCCTGGACAGCCGGTCGGCCATCGTAATGGTGAGGGATGGGGAGGATCGAGCTGTGGATTCCTGA
- a CDS encoding cytochrome c biogenesis protein ResB translates to MKQFLNRLGSPKLTLTLFLLLAVMSAFGTFLPQGPDTGRWEEILGSAGARIAAAAGLVDFFHSPWFGLLLVGLCVNMVACMWGRIPGMVSSYRGKAALGRASVLDLPDGDRSEHRLIAVLRSHGFRESGHDPDRLFHRWAVSYLFILFTHVSLLIVMIASVAGSALGFVMTQRIYVGDTAGTAFSWKVMDEVPLPFEVRVDDLVVVPNVVGVRLGVLKIDTGEKGKLITTHEGASFTVPGLAGRVTLDRFHTEEKGFTARWSGAGGTTFGAGEQIGQSGLALVPVAYATWPERQVLAPAALLVDGLEVASGEISINHPMTRDGVRIYLTDYGKDRFGLPYVGFQFVRDPGEMGVWIGSVLFLLGATGAVFTRHSCAVVIREGGRLRVHLSSRGDRDKIIGQLLKALDEGNRPGTLSDS, encoded by the coding sequence ATGAAACAGTTCCTTAACAGACTCGGCTCCCCCAAACTGACCCTGACACTGTTTCTCCTTCTGGCCGTCATGTCCGCCTTTGGGACTTTCCTCCCTCAAGGGCCGGATACCGGGAGATGGGAGGAGATCCTGGGTTCTGCCGGCGCCCGGATCGCCGCAGCCGCCGGACTTGTCGACTTTTTTCACTCCCCGTGGTTCGGGCTCCTGCTGGTCGGTTTGTGCGTGAATATGGTCGCCTGCATGTGGGGCCGGATTCCCGGCATGGTGAGTTCCTACAGGGGAAAGGCGGCCCTCGGGAGGGCGTCCGTTCTGGACCTTCCCGACGGCGATCGATCAGAACACCGCCTCATCGCTGTTTTGCGGTCCCATGGGTTCAGGGAGAGCGGGCACGACCCGGACCGCCTTTTCCACAGGTGGGCCGTCAGCTACCTTTTTATCCTTTTCACCCACGTGAGCCTGCTCATCGTCATGATCGCTTCCGTTGCCGGCTCTGCACTCGGTTTTGTCATGACCCAGCGGATCTACGTCGGGGATACCGCGGGCACCGCCTTCAGCTGGAAGGTGATGGACGAGGTGCCTCTGCCCTTCGAGGTGCGGGTCGACGACCTGGTGGTCGTCCCCAACGTGGTGGGCGTGAGGCTGGGTGTGTTGAAAATAGATACGGGTGAGAAGGGAAAATTGATCACCACCCATGAGGGGGCTTCCTTTACCGTGCCCGGCCTTGCCGGACGGGTGACACTGGACCGCTTCCACACGGAGGAAAAGGGGTTCACGGCTCGCTGGTCCGGAGCCGGGGGGACGACCTTCGGTGCCGGCGAACAGATCGGCCAGTCCGGACTGGCCCTGGTCCCGGTAGCCTATGCGACATGGCCTGAGCGCCAGGTTCTGGCGCCGGCTGCCCTTCTCGTGGACGGGCTTGAAGTGGCGTCCGGTGAGATATCCATAAACCACCCCATGACCCGGGACGGGGTAAGGATCTATCTCACCGATTACGGGAAAGACCGGTTCGGCCTGCCCTACGTGGGTTTCCAGTTCGTCAGGGATCCGGGCGAGATGGGGGTGTGGATCGGAAGCGTCCTGTTCCTCCTGGGTGCCACCGGTGCCGTTTTTACCCGTCACAGCTGCGCCGTTGTGATCCGGGAGGGAGGGCGCCTTCGTGTGCACCTCTCTTCACGCGGTGACAGGGACAAGATCATCGGGCAGCTCCTGAAAGCGCTGGATGAAGGTAACCGTCCGGGAACCTTGTCGGACTCCTGA
- a CDS encoding HAMP domain-containing sensor histidine kinase, whose product MKDRANFNNHTRNPASDEVHGGFRVLRLSWPRKILLYSTLIVAGSVFLTAIATVRTAAHLWEEEFLERNSAYARYTSLDVLRAFGGQFAGGTDPRVSGAVANITRGNEDLLGIMILTESGRALFSTPGWKEDLKTGAWPHGADEAVQAVVGSTEPVARSFQANGQRYLDVLSPVTDLGGVRPVAVRYLFGYSSLDLKTADLVQRVVLVSLGLMVMVAALSAFLSRGLTRPVSILTSSARRIAEGDRDLRIQLSTGDEIEELSLQFNNMLQSLAEHRSSLEEANRELREANLQLTDLQAQLIRSERLAALGQLSAGVSHELDNPIGVIMGYAELLMEEAPSAGPLGEYAVVIRDEAKRCKRIIAGLLDFSRPSRGTAELVDLKILVTKLVDQLREQRPFRRIAWDMESTGRQPVVRADPDSLRQVLVNLILNASQSMGGEGTITVAILEVEVEGIQGYLIRIGDTGSGVPEGMEERVFDPFYTTKRRGEGTGLGLSICRKLVEEADGWARCVPGPDGAFEIWLPIAGSGAQSSSC is encoded by the coding sequence ATGAAGGACAGGGCGAATTTCAACAATCATACCCGAAATCCGGCTTCGGACGAAGTCCACGGCGGATTCCGGGTGTTGAGGCTTAGCTGGCCCAGAAAGATCCTTCTTTACTCCACCCTTATCGTGGCGGGCTCGGTGTTCCTGACCGCTATCGCCACCGTCCGTACGGCTGCTCATCTCTGGGAGGAGGAGTTCCTGGAGCGAAACTCCGCCTATGCAAGGTACACGAGCCTGGATGTCCTCAGGGCTTTCGGCGGACAGTTCGCGGGCGGGACCGATCCCAGGGTATCCGGTGCGGTGGCCAATATCACCAGGGGCAACGAGGATCTCCTGGGGATCATGATCCTCACGGAGAGCGGTCGGGCCCTTTTTTCAACACCTGGATGGAAAGAGGACCTGAAAACAGGCGCCTGGCCCCATGGCGCGGATGAGGCGGTCCAGGCGGTCGTCGGCTCCACGGAGCCTGTCGCCAGGAGTTTCCAGGCAAACGGTCAGCGGTACCTCGATGTGCTCTCACCGGTGACCGATCTCGGCGGTGTGAGACCGGTAGCCGTCCGGTACCTGTTCGGGTACTCCTCCCTTGATCTGAAAACGGCTGACCTCGTCCAGAGGGTGGTCCTCGTATCTCTCGGTCTCATGGTGATGGTAGCCGCCCTTTCGGCCTTCCTGTCTCGGGGACTGACCCGGCCTGTCTCGATATTGACCTCCTCGGCCCGGAGGATTGCGGAAGGGGACCGGGACCTCCGCATTCAACTTTCCACCGGCGACGAGATCGAGGAGCTGTCCCTGCAGTTCAACAACATGCTCCAGTCCCTCGCCGAACACCGGTCGAGCCTCGAGGAGGCCAACCGGGAGCTGCGGGAAGCGAACCTTCAGCTCACGGATCTCCAGGCGCAGCTCATCCGCTCGGAGAGGCTGGCCGCCCTGGGACAGCTGTCGGCCGGTGTCAGCCACGAACTGGACAACCCCATCGGGGTGATCATGGGATACGCGGAGCTTCTAATGGAAGAGGCCCCGTCCGCCGGCCCCCTGGGGGAGTATGCGGTGGTGATCCGGGACGAGGCGAAAAGGTGCAAAAGGATCATCGCCGGGCTCCTGGATTTTTCCCGCCCCAGCCGGGGGACTGCGGAGCTGGTGGATCTGAAGATCCTCGTCACGAAACTGGTTGATCAGCTCAGGGAGCAAAGACCGTTCAGGCGTATCGCATGGGATATGGAGTCCACCGGAAGGCAGCCGGTGGTGCGGGCTGACCCGGATTCCCTCAGGCAGGTCCTGGTGAACCTCATCCTGAACGCTTCCCAGTCCATGGGAGGAGAGGGGACCATCACCGTGGCAATTCTGGAGGTGGAGGTCGAGGGGATTCAAGGGTACCTGATACGGATCGGCGATACCGGCTCCGGTGTTCCTGAAGGCATGGAGGAACGGGTGTTCGACCCGTTTTACACCACCAAGCGGCGAGGAGAGGGAACCGGACTCGGACTTTCCATCTGCCGGAAGCTGGTGGAGGAGGCCGATGGGTGGGCCCGCTGTGTGCCCGGTCCCGACGGCGCCTTCGAGATCTGGCTGCCCATTGCCGGATCAGGGGCCCAAAGCAGCTCCTGTTAA
- a CDS encoding sigma-54 dependent transcriptional regulator — MSYKVLIVDDEPGMRSLLTRVMEKEGYQSRAVADGAEALKSIQGGEWDLVIADIDMPVMDGIELLKRLRDTVPRLPVIMITAYATVESAVQAMKSGAFDYITKPFAMDELKIVVAKAFERQRLIDERDMLLAQIRDRYDLKGIVGVSRRMRDVVDMALSVAPSRASVLIEGETGTGKELVARAIHDHSDRSDRPFVVVNCGALAEGVLESELFGHERGAFSGAIASRKGRFELADGGTLFIDEVGELPQQAQVKLLRFLQNHEFERVGGATVLRSDARIVAATNRDLKTMVREGKFRDDLFYRLNVVHIQVPPLRERREDVEHLARHFLDKYCGQMNKKLGELPPEVLNALGAYDWEGNVRELENVMERAVVLCKGDAVTLRDLPEEVRGEKGSGEAVTVPIGTLTEILESMERQILVRTLERNGGSQTGTARDLGIKRTTLRYKMGKYGLLK; from the coding sequence ATGAGTTACAAGGTTCTCATCGTAGACGACGAACCGGGGATGCGAAGCCTGTTGACACGGGTCATGGAAAAGGAGGGATACCAGTCCAGGGCCGTTGCCGATGGAGCTGAGGCTCTGAAGTCGATCCAGGGCGGGGAGTGGGACCTGGTCATCGCCGATATCGACATGCCGGTGATGGACGGGATCGAACTCCTCAAGAGGCTCCGGGATACAGTGCCCCGGCTTCCGGTGATCATGATCACCGCCTACGCCACGGTGGAATCGGCGGTCCAGGCCATGAAGTCCGGTGCTTTTGACTACATTACGAAGCCCTTCGCCATGGACGAGCTGAAGATCGTGGTAGCCAAGGCCTTCGAGCGCCAGCGTCTCATCGACGAACGGGATATGCTCCTTGCCCAGATCAGGGATCGGTACGATCTCAAGGGGATCGTGGGTGTCTCCCGGAGAATGCGCGACGTGGTGGACATGGCCCTCAGCGTCGCCCCGTCGAGAGCCTCGGTGCTCATCGAGGGAGAGACCGGCACCGGCAAGGAGCTGGTGGCCAGGGCCATCCACGACCACAGTGACCGGTCGGACCGTCCCTTCGTGGTGGTCAACTGCGGCGCCCTTGCTGAGGGTGTCCTCGAAAGCGAGCTGTTCGGTCACGAGCGGGGAGCTTTTTCCGGGGCCATCGCTTCGAGAAAAGGACGTTTCGAGCTGGCTGACGGGGGTACCCTTTTTATCGACGAGGTGGGCGAACTTCCACAACAGGCCCAGGTCAAGCTGCTGCGTTTCCTCCAGAACCACGAGTTCGAAAGGGTGGGGGGAGCCACGGTGCTGAGAAGCGATGCCCGTATCGTGGCGGCGACCAACCGTGATCTCAAGACCATGGTGCGGGAAGGGAAGTTCCGGGACGACCTTTTCTACCGGCTCAACGTCGTCCACATCCAGGTTCCCCCTCTCCGGGAGCGCAGGGAGGATGTCGAGCACCTGGCCCGGCATTTCCTGGACAAATACTGCGGCCAGATGAACAAGAAACTGGGGGAGCTTCCCCCCGAGGTGCTCAATGCTCTCGGGGCGTATGACTGGGAGGGGAACGTCAGGGAGTTGGAGAACGTCATGGAACGGGCCGTTGTGCTGTGCAAGGGAGACGCCGTGACCCTCAGGGACCTGCCGGAGGAGGTGAGGGGGGAGAAGGGGTCCGGTGAAGCGGTTACCGTACCCATCGGGACCCTGACCGAGATCCTCGAGTCCATGGAAAGACAGATCCTTGTCAGAACCCTGGAGCGAAACGGCGGCAGCCAGACCGGAACAGCCCGTGATCTGGGTATAAAACGCACTACCTTACGCTACAAAATGGGGAAATACGGATTACTGAAGTAA
- a CDS encoding ethylbenzene dehydrogenase-related protein, translating into MKTALSAGAKLLILLFILSGCGSPFGGDTLPAMRIEGEPTKANWERAVPLDLEVWMGNVNLRPEIVALDQETSHRSTAQCHHGPANSDPVKVRLKAFHNDRELYLKIRWPDATEDRDLGHWERGTDSWVARPGEDDGLAVLWGSAGAGSGTRQEFRCQRACHMIEVDVYDGGTQMRMGMKHEGGILDLWRWRAGVTAPFDRADDMVVDLEGKRGDEGQAILTTVPDPMGSGPVPYREIEKPSGRQGHVRTVSRWADGWWEVLFVRDLDTSDPDDTVFVPGLAVPFSISVFDNTFTEHHVLDTSADLVLVDRPSRGAGGTTADGRDPYDPLDF; encoded by the coding sequence ATGAAAACAGCCCTAAGCGCCGGAGCGAAGCTGCTCATCCTCCTTTTTATACTGTCCGGCTGCGGCAGCCCCTTCGGCGGAGACACCCTGCCTGCCATGAGGATCGAGGGCGAACCGACGAAGGCCAATTGGGAGCGTGCGGTTCCCCTGGACCTCGAGGTGTGGATGGGGAACGTCAACCTCAGGCCCGAGATCGTGGCCCTGGATCAGGAGACGTCCCATCGCTCCACGGCCCAGTGCCATCACGGCCCGGCCAATTCGGATCCGGTGAAGGTGAGGTTGAAGGCTTTTCACAACGACCGGGAGCTGTACCTGAAGATCCGATGGCCCGACGCTACCGAGGACCGGGATCTCGGTCATTGGGAAAGGGGGACCGACAGCTGGGTTGCCCGTCCCGGGGAGGATGACGGCCTGGCCGTCCTGTGGGGATCCGCCGGAGCAGGTTCCGGTACGCGACAGGAGTTCCGCTGCCAGAGGGCCTGCCACATGATCGAGGTGGACGTTTATGACGGGGGCACACAGATGCGGATGGGGATGAAACACGAGGGCGGGATCCTGGACCTTTGGCGCTGGCGCGCCGGTGTCACCGCTCCTTTTGACCGCGCCGACGACATGGTGGTGGACCTTGAAGGGAAACGGGGGGACGAGGGCCAGGCGATCCTGACGACGGTTCCCGATCCCATGGGCAGCGGGCCGGTGCCGTACCGGGAGATCGAAAAGCCCTCCGGTCGCCAGGGCCACGTCAGAACCGTAAGCCGCTGGGCCGACGGTTGGTGGGAGGTCCTTTTCGTGCGGGATCTCGACACTTCGGACCCTGATGACACCGTGTTTGTGCCCGGTCTTGCCGTACCGTTCAGTATCAGTGTTTTCGACAACACCTTCACGGAACATCATGTCCTCGATACAAGTGCAGACCTTGTCCTTGTCGACAGACCCTCCAGGGGCGCCGGCGGGACCACTGCAGACGGGAGAGATCCGTATGATCCGCTGGACTTTTAA
- a CDS encoding carboxypeptidase-like regulatory domain-containing protein, whose translation MIRWTFKDPGVRAGTRVLIFAIAAALLVPGCGSHQPSRPATVTGTVTVSLADALVYIYQEGDDIFGPARVISEPTATDGSFSLSLKPGKYLAVARKRVSGESAGPVLIGDYRSEPVAFEVSQGQEKVVLSMTAVIKVSNEKAFPASAQENATGIAGRVSDADGNPVEGTRVHVYDHIQMSERPKYVSERTGADGKYFVPVKRGGTYYLSARDRFGGPPQIGDLFGRYDEGTVDPSGVVVRKGEVTGDVDITVHKVW comes from the coding sequence ATGATCCGCTGGACTTTTAAAGATCCTGGCGTGAGGGCCGGTACCCGTGTCCTCATCTTCGCGATCGCTGCCGCACTCCTGGTCCCTGGGTGCGGGTCCCATCAGCCCTCCCGGCCGGCTACCGTAACGGGCACCGTCACGGTGTCCCTCGCCGATGCGCTGGTCTACATCTACCAAGAGGGCGATGACATCTTCGGCCCGGCGAGGGTCATCTCGGAACCCACGGCCACCGACGGTTCCTTCTCCCTATCCCTGAAGCCAGGGAAGTACCTGGCCGTGGCCAGGAAACGGGTATCGGGAGAATCGGCCGGTCCGGTGCTCATCGGGGATTACCGGAGCGAACCGGTGGCCTTTGAGGTCAGCCAGGGCCAGGAGAAAGTCGTTTTATCCATGACAGCTGTCATCAAGGTGTCCAACGAGAAAGCGTTCCCGGCTTCAGCCCAGGAGAACGCCACAGGTATCGCGGGAAGGGTGTCCGACGCCGACGGGAACCCTGTCGAGGGGACACGGGTCCATGTATACGACCACATCCAGATGTCCGAGCGTCCCAAATACGTGAGTGAACGGACCGGTGCGGACGGGAAATACTTTGTCCCTGTGAAGAGAGGGGGGACATATTATCTGTCGGCCCGGGATCGTTTCGGGGGCCCCCCCCAGATCGGGGATCTTTTCGGCCGATACGATGAAGGCACTGTAGACCCCTCCGGCGTCGTCGTCCGTAAGGGCGAGGTGACCGGGGATGTCGATATCACGGTGCACAAGGTCTGGTGA